A region from the Candidatus Poribacteria bacterium genome encodes:
- the dgoD gene encoding galactonate dehydratase — protein sequence MKITAVRTVVVNAQMRNWVFVKVETDVEGLHGWGEASLEWKTRAVVGAVEDFAPMLVGMDPARIEFLYQRMYRQSFWRMGVIGMSAISGIEQALWDVRGKILGVPVYELLGGAVRDRVRMYTHLGGGKMADVYDTQFRGETQRFVELALEVVSRGYSAVKVLLTPPTESLSSIADFAYAERSMAALRDALGDRVDIMVDCHGRHFPANAIEFCHILAPYRPFFVEEPVPPENVDALAEVRRASPVPIATGERLVTRFGFREVFEKQAAHVIQPDLCHCGGLWEAKKIAAMAEAYYVGVAPHNPLGPVANAAALHFALSTPNFLIQEDMLSDVPWRWEVVRHDLKTENGYWLPTDAPGLGVEVDEVAAAKHPFQQEEMPSLEIRAKDGAVLDW from the coding sequence ATGAAGATCACCGCCGTCCGCACCGTCGTCGTCAACGCGCAGATGCGCAACTGGGTCTTCGTCAAGGTGGAGACCGACGTCGAAGGTCTGCACGGCTGGGGCGAGGCGTCGCTGGAATGGAAGACGCGCGCCGTCGTCGGAGCCGTCGAGGACTTCGCGCCGATGCTCGTCGGCATGGACCCGGCGCGGATCGAGTTCCTCTATCAGCGCATGTACCGGCAGTCGTTCTGGCGGATGGGTGTCATCGGCATGTCAGCGATCTCCGGCATCGAGCAGGCGCTCTGGGACGTCCGGGGCAAGATTCTCGGCGTGCCCGTGTACGAGCTCCTTGGGGGAGCCGTCCGCGATCGCGTGCGGATGTACACCCACCTGGGCGGCGGCAAGATGGCGGACGTCTACGACACGCAGTTCCGGGGCGAGACCCAGCGATTCGTCGAACTCGCCCTCGAAGTCGTGTCACGCGGCTACTCGGCGGTGAAAGTGCTCCTCACTCCGCCAACGGAATCGCTCAGCTCGATCGCGGACTTCGCCTATGCGGAACGCTCGATGGCTGCGCTCCGCGACGCCCTGGGCGACCGCGTCGATATCATGGTCGACTGCCACGGGAGGCACTTCCCGGCGAACGCCATCGAGTTCTGCCACATCCTGGCTCCGTACCGCCCTTTCTTCGTCGAGGAACCGGTTCCACCAGAGAACGTCGATGCCCTGGCGGAGGTCCGTCGCGCGAGCCCGGTTCCCATCGCGACGGGCGAGCGGCTCGTCACGCGATTCGGCTTCCGTGAGGTCTTCGAGAAGCAGGCGGCTCATGTGATCCAGCCGGACCTGTGCCATTGCGGGGGGCTGTGGGAAGCCAAGAAGATCGCCGCGATGGCGGAGGCGTACTACGTCGGGGTCGCTCCGCACAATCCGCTGGGACCCGTCGCCAACGCGGCAGCGCTCCATTTCGCGCTCTCGACGCCCAACTTCCTGATTCAGGAGGACATGCTCTCCGACGTGCCGTGGCGTTGGGAGGTCGTCCGCCACGACTTGAAGACGGAAAACGGCTACTGGCTCCCCACCGATGCAC